Proteins from one Coregonus clupeaformis isolate EN_2021a chromosome 29, ASM2061545v1, whole genome shotgun sequence genomic window:
- the slc35f4 gene encoding solute carrier family 35 member F4 isoform X2, whose amino-acid sequence MKKHSARVAPLSSYSSQVLTCSISEGEEGSDSHADTPGSEASEEGTSYQTCVNAVLKVLGGLLLVLCVSFSWVGTTQLVQLTFKSFSCPFFVSWFSTNWNILLFPLYYGGHVVTTRDKQTSIQRFRECSRLFGEDGMTLKLFLKRTAPFSILWTLTNYLYLLALRKLTATDVSALYCCHKAFVFLLSWIVLKDRFMGVRIVAAIMAITGIVMMAYADGFHGDSIIGVALAVGSASTSALYKVLFKMFLGSANLGEVAHFLSTMGIFNLIFISFIPLILYFTKVEHWGSLSSLPWGYLCGLAGLWLVFNILVNLGVVLTYPILISIGTLLSVPGNAVVDVLKHEVIFSVVHLAATCIICLGFLLLLLPEEWDSVTLRFLATFADKKSEEHSEELTDSSIHTHSRSRANGAVSIPMA is encoded by the exons GAGAGGAGGGTTCTGATTCTCATGCGGACACACCAGGCAGTGAGGCCAGTGAAGAAGGGACATCATACCAGACGTGTGTTAACGCAGTGCTGAAGGTGCTGGGGGGCCTCCTATTGGTCCTATGTGTCTCCTTCTCTTGGGTGGGAACCACTCAGCTGGTCCAGCTCACCTTCAAGTCCTTCTCCTGCCCCTTCTTCGTCTCCTGGTTCAGCACCAACTggaacatcctcctcttccctctgtacTACGGAGGCCATGTGGTCACCACCCGGGACAAGCAGACGTCTATACAGAGATTCAG AGAGTGCAGCAGGCTTTTCGGGGAGGATGGGATGACCCTCAAGCTGTTCCTGAAGAGGACAGCTCCCTTCTCCATCCTGTGGACCCTGACTAACTACCTGTACCTGCTGGCCCTGAGGAAGCTGACCGCCACTGACGTCTCAGCCCTCTACTGCTGCCACAAGGCCTTCGTCTTCCTACTGTCCTGGATCGTCCTGAAGGACCGCTTCATGGGTGTACGG ATTGTGGCAGCCATAATGGCCATCACAGGCATCGTCATGATGGCTTACGCAGATGGTTTCCATGGGGACTCCATCATAGGCGTGGCCTTGGCTGTGGGCTCCGCGTCCACATCGGCTCTCTACAAG GTGCTGTTTAAGATGTTCCTAGGCAGTGCCAACCTGGGTGAGGTGGCTCACTTTCTCTCCACCATGGGCATCTTCAATCTCATCTTCATCTCCTTCATCCCCCTCATCCTCTACTTCACCAAAGTGGAGCACTGGGGCTCTCTGTCCTCGCTGCCCTGGGGATACCTGTGTGGCCtggccgggctctggctgg TGTTCAATATCCTGGTTAATCTTGGTGTGGTGCTTACGTACCCCATCCTCATCTCTATAGGGACACTGCTCAGTGTGCCCGGCAATGcag tgGTAGATgtgttgaaacatgaggtgatctTCAGTGTGGTGCATTTGGCTGCCACCTGCATCATCTGCCTGGGCTTCCTGCTACTGCTGCTTCCTGAGGAGTGGGACTCCGTCACACTGCGCTTCCTCGCCACATTTGCAGACAAGAAGTCTGAGGAGCATAGCGAGGAGCTGACCGATTCCAGCATCCACACGCACAGCCGCAGCCGAGCCAATGGCGCCGTCTCAATCCCTATGGCATGA